Proteins encoded together in one Sinorhizobium meliloti window:
- a CDS encoding nuclear transport factor 2 family protein — protein MKIMEEILTRFFERYESMANQVLAGALPVGSTTSAFASDFIAASPAGVMTGKNDETLTASMEKGYARYRAIGTRELKIRKTTVTPIDALHFLVRVDWRSVFDAEEQPDVTIDFEVHYLVQLRGGEPKIFGWISGDEEAVLKEHGID, from the coding sequence ATGAAAATCATGGAAGAGATTTTGACGCGCTTCTTCGAGCGCTACGAGAGCATGGCCAATCAGGTCCTTGCGGGGGCGCTTCCGGTCGGAAGTACGACCTCCGCCTTCGCCTCGGACTTTATCGCCGCCTCGCCGGCCGGAGTCATGACGGGAAAAAACGACGAAACCCTGACTGCTTCGATGGAAAAGGGTTATGCCCGCTACCGTGCTATCGGCACCAGGGAATTGAAGATCCGCAAAACCACGGTAACGCCGATCGATGCGCTGCATTTTCTCGTAAGGGTCGATTGGCGCTCCGTCTTCGACGCCGAGGAACAGCCGGATGTCACCATCGATTTCGAGGTTCATTACCTCGTTCAGCTGCGTGGCGGCGAGCCGAAGATTTTCGGTTGGATCAGCGGCGACGAGGAGGCGGTATTGAAGGAGCACGGCATCGACTGA
- the miaA gene encoding tRNA (adenosine(37)-N6)-dimethylallyltransferase MiaA, which produces MMQDLAKDIDAILITGPTASGKSALAVKLAQRHGGVVINADSMQVYGTLKVLTARPDESEMGGVEHFLYGHVPPGRAYSTGVWLREAEALVARLRKEGRLPVFVGGTGLYFKALTGGLSDMPEIPPAIRQRLRARLTEEGAEALHSELSERDPETAARVQPGDGQRIGRALEVIEATGRPIGSYQQSRGPVNIDPARAQKIVVLPERRLLHGRIDRRFETMLARGAVEEVRALLALRLPPEMPVMKAIGVPQIAAMLRGEMSEAQVIEAGAAATRQYAKRQMTWFRNQLDETWQRMEGPDALD; this is translated from the coding sequence ATGATGCAAGACCTTGCGAAAGACATCGACGCGATCCTGATAACCGGGCCGACCGCCAGCGGCAAGTCCGCGCTCGCGGTGAAGCTCGCGCAAAGACACGGCGGCGTCGTGATCAATGCGGATAGCATGCAGGTCTACGGGACGCTGAAAGTCCTGACCGCGCGGCCGGATGAAAGCGAGATGGGGGGCGTCGAGCATTTCCTCTACGGTCACGTCCCGCCGGGCCGGGCCTATTCCACCGGCGTGTGGCTCCGCGAAGCGGAAGCGCTCGTGGCGCGGCTGCGAAAGGAAGGGCGGCTGCCGGTCTTCGTCGGTGGCACGGGCCTCTATTTCAAAGCGCTGACCGGAGGGCTATCGGATATGCCCGAGATTCCGCCGGCGATCCGCCAGCGCCTGCGTGCGCGCCTGACGGAGGAGGGCGCCGAGGCGCTGCACAGTGAACTTTCCGAGCGCGATCCGGAGACTGCGGCGCGCGTGCAACCCGGCGATGGGCAGCGTATCGGGCGCGCGCTGGAGGTAATCGAGGCCACGGGAAGGCCGATAGGATCTTACCAGCAGAGCCGTGGGCCGGTGAACATCGACCCGGCGCGAGCGCAGAAGATCGTCGTATTGCCGGAGCGGCGGCTTCTTCATGGCCGTATCGATCGACGCTTCGAGACGATGCTTGCGAGAGGCGCCGTCGAGGAGGTGCGCGCGCTTCTCGCGCTTCGCCTTCCTCCGGAGATGCCGGTGATGAAGGCGATCGGCGTCCCACAGATCGCCGCGATGCTGAGAGGCGAGATGAGCGAGGCGCAGGTGATCGAGGCCGGCGCGGCGGCAACGCGGCAATATGCCAAGCGTCAGATGACCTGGTTTCGCAACCAGCTTGACGAGACCTGGCAGCGTATGGAGGGTCCGGATGCCTTGGACTGA
- the serB gene encoding phosphoserine phosphatase SerB has protein sequence MALVATLIANPSNPILSPARAEAAAESLDASGLYWLADGIACDIVLRDGAEAGEAEARLRQAVAGAAIDVAVQDAESRRKRFLIADMDSTMIGQECIDELAAEVGLKEKVAAITARAMNGEIAFEPALVERVALLQGLPVTVVAEVIATRITLTPGGRELIATMKAKGHYSALVSGGFTVFTGPIAEKLGFDENRANILVEENGKLTGDVARPILGKQAKVDALIDISERLGITPADVIAVGDGANDLGMLQLAGTGVALHAKPVVAEQAKIRIDHGDLTALLYLQGYRKTDFVT, from the coding sequence ATGGCTCTCGTTGCCACGCTTATCGCCAATCCGTCAAATCCCATTCTGTCGCCAGCACGCGCGGAAGCGGCAGCGGAAAGCCTCGACGCGTCCGGGCTCTATTGGCTCGCGGACGGTATTGCCTGCGACATCGTGTTGAGGGATGGCGCCGAGGCCGGCGAAGCGGAAGCTCGGCTGCGCCAGGCGGTCGCCGGCGCCGCGATCGACGTCGCCGTGCAAGATGCCGAAAGCCGCCGCAAGCGATTTCTGATTGCCGACATGGACTCCACCATGATCGGGCAGGAATGCATCGACGAGCTGGCCGCGGAAGTCGGCTTGAAGGAAAAGGTCGCGGCAATCACCGCGCGCGCCATGAACGGCGAGATCGCTTTCGAGCCGGCACTCGTCGAAAGAGTGGCGCTTCTCCAGGGCCTGCCCGTTACCGTCGTCGCGGAGGTCATCGCCACGCGTATCACATTGACGCCGGGTGGCCGCGAACTGATTGCCACGATGAAGGCGAAGGGACATTACAGCGCCCTCGTCTCCGGCGGCTTCACCGTATTTACCGGCCCTATCGCAGAGAAGCTCGGATTCGACGAAAACCGTGCCAACATTCTCGTTGAAGAGAACGGCAAGCTGACCGGCGACGTTGCCCGGCCGATCCTCGGCAAGCAGGCCAAGGTCGATGCGCTCATCGACATTTCTGAACGGCTCGGCATCACGCCGGCGGACGTCATCGCCGTCGGCGACGGTGCCAACGATCTCGGAATGCTGCAGCTTGCCGGCACTGGAGTGGCGCTCCACGCTAAGCCCGTCGTTGCCGAACAGGCGAAGATCCGCATCGACCATGGCGACCTCACCGCCCTGCTCTATCTCCAGGGATATCGCAAGACGGATTTCGTGACGTGA
- a CDS encoding GNAT family N-acetyltransferase, with product MIILETERLRLRAWAETDRELFAEINNDPTVMEFFPFRRTRAEADALFDRNNRNIFETGFGFFALALRENDAPVGFCGLARTDLEPHLPDGTVEIGWRLALRHWGKGYVTDAARALLDYGFGERKLGEIVAIAVPANTRSTAVMKRIGMRPDSMRDFDHSGVPDTHPQLKRHVLYAITAEEWRRDGLAAKR from the coding sequence GTGATCATTCTAGAGACCGAGCGGCTCAGGCTCCGTGCCTGGGCCGAGACCGACCGCGAACTCTTTGCCGAGATCAACAACGATCCCACGGTCATGGAGTTCTTCCCGTTCCGCCGCACCCGCGCGGAGGCCGACGCGCTTTTCGACCGCAACAACCGCAACATCTTCGAAACCGGCTTCGGCTTCTTCGCGCTCGCGCTCCGTGAGAACGACGCACCGGTCGGCTTCTGCGGACTTGCACGCACCGATCTCGAACCGCACCTGCCCGACGGCACCGTCGAGATCGGTTGGCGCCTGGCTCTCCGCCATTGGGGAAAGGGCTACGTGACGGACGCAGCCCGGGCGCTTCTCGATTATGGATTCGGCGAGAGGAAGCTTGGGGAGATCGTTGCCATCGCCGTTCCGGCCAACACGCGCTCCACCGCCGTGATGAAGCGGATCGGCATGCGCCCCGATTCCATGCGCGACTTCGATCATTCCGGCGTCCCGGACACGCATCCGCAGCTCAAACGCCACGTGCTTTACGCAATAACCGCGGAAGAATGGCGGCGGGATGGCCTTGCCGCGAAGCGGTAG
- a CDS encoding Do family serine endopeptidase produces MSKRPEFFRGLVLAAATALIFTNATLAQTATSRPPAGPPSVADLAEGLLDAVVNISISQNVKSDDNAPMPQVPEGSPHQEFFDEFFKGQGGEGGRPRTVNSLGSGFIIDPAGYIVTNNHVIQDADDIEINFSDGSKLKAKLVGMDTKTDLALLKVEPKKPLKAVSFGDSRKIRIGDWVMVVGNPFGLGVSVSVGVVSARGRNINAGPYDSFIQTDAAINRGNSGGPLFNMQGEVVGINTAILSQTGMSVGIGFAVPAELAVNVVNQLREFGETRRGWLGVRIQPVTDDIAESLKMELPRGALVSGIIEGGPITKGEIKPGDIIIRFDGTDIAEIRDLMRTVGESPVGKAVDVVIIRDGKEQTARVTLGRLEDGEQLANAKPGEVLPNGGEAKPGEPPAAQLPASDTVLGMKLAELDADRRQSFGIVESVKGVVITEVQPNSPAAERRVEPGEVIVELGQEAMETPEDVTSRVTELKADGRRNALLMIANKTGELRFVTVRME; encoded by the coding sequence TTGTCGAAACGACCCGAATTCTTCCGCGGCCTGGTGCTGGCGGCCGCGACGGCACTCATATTCACCAATGCGACGCTGGCCCAGACGGCCACGTCCCGGCCTCCGGCCGGCCCGCCGTCCGTTGCCGATCTCGCCGAGGGACTGCTCGACGCCGTCGTCAACATCTCGATTTCGCAGAACGTCAAGAGCGACGACAATGCGCCGATGCCGCAGGTGCCGGAAGGATCGCCGCATCAGGAGTTCTTCGACGAGTTTTTCAAAGGACAGGGCGGCGAGGGCGGCCGGCCGCGCACGGTCAACTCGCTCGGTTCCGGATTCATCATCGATCCGGCCGGCTACATAGTCACCAACAACCACGTCATCCAGGATGCCGACGATATCGAGATCAATTTCTCCGATGGATCGAAGCTGAAGGCGAAGCTTGTCGGCATGGATACGAAAACCGACCTCGCCCTCCTGAAGGTCGAACCGAAGAAGCCGCTCAAGGCCGTCTCCTTCGGCGACTCGCGAAAGATCAGGATCGGCGATTGGGTGATGGTCGTCGGCAATCCGTTCGGCCTGGGCGTATCCGTCTCCGTGGGCGTCGTCTCCGCACGCGGCCGCAATATCAATGCCGGACCCTACGACAGTTTCATCCAGACCGATGCGGCGATCAACCGCGGCAATTCGGGCGGTCCGCTTTTCAACATGCAGGGTGAGGTCGTCGGCATCAATACGGCGATCCTTTCGCAGACCGGCATGTCGGTCGGTATCGGCTTTGCCGTGCCGGCGGAGCTTGCGGTGAACGTCGTCAACCAGCTCAGGGAATTCGGCGAGACGCGCCGTGGCTGGCTCGGTGTACGGATCCAGCCCGTCACCGACGATATCGCCGAGAGCCTGAAGATGGAGCTCCCACGCGGCGCGCTCGTTTCGGGCATCATCGAGGGCGGTCCGATCACCAAGGGCGAGATCAAGCCGGGCGACATCATCATCCGCTTCGACGGAACGGACATCGCGGAAATTCGCGATCTCATGCGCACGGTCGGCGAGAGCCCGGTCGGCAAGGCGGTCGATGTGGTCATTATCCGCGACGGCAAGGAGCAGACCGCTCGGGTTACGCTCGGCCGGCTGGAGGATGGCGAGCAGCTCGCCAATGCGAAACCGGGCGAAGTGCTGCCGAATGGCGGTGAGGCGAAGCCCGGCGAGCCGCCGGCCGCGCAACTGCCTGCAAGCGACACCGTGCTCGGAATGAAGCTTGCCGAGCTCGACGCCGACCGCCGCCAGAGTTTCGGCATTGTCGAAAGCGTCAAAGGCGTCGTGATTACCGAGGTGCAACCCAATTCGCCCGCTGCCGAGCGTCGGGTGGAGCCGGGCGAGGTGATCGTCGAACTCGGTCAGGAAGCGATGGAAACGCCGGAGGATGTCACCTCACGCGTCACCGAACTGAAGGCCGACGGGCGCCGCAACGCCTTGCTGATGATCGCGAACAAGACCGGCGAACTGCGTTTCGTGACGGTGCGGATGGAATAG
- a CDS encoding ACT domain-containing protein, with amino-acid sequence MPHKLLIRLVDAEYAITRLNVGSAIPEWLPGPGFWTVSSSREEMTLVCRAARVPSSVQSSLGWRCFRIEQHFSFDVPGVLSSVLRPLSEAGVGVFANSTFSTDYVFVAGSNLEQAVEALKEHGHEITI; translated from the coding sequence ATGCCACATAAATTGCTCATCCGGCTGGTCGATGCCGAATATGCCATTACCCGTTTGAACGTCGGATCCGCGATTCCGGAGTGGCTGCCGGGCCCGGGGTTCTGGACGGTTTCCAGTTCCCGCGAGGAAATGACGCTCGTCTGTCGTGCCGCCCGTGTCCCATCGAGCGTGCAGAGTTCGCTCGGCTGGCGCTGCTTCCGCATCGAGCAGCACTTCAGTTTCGACGTGCCAGGCGTTCTATCGTCGGTGCTGCGACCGCTCTCGGAGGCAGGTGTCGGCGTCTTCGCCAACTCCACCTTCAGCACCGATTACGTCTTTGTCGCGGGGTCCAACCTCGAGCAGGCCGTGGAGGCTCTGAAAGAGCACGGGCACGAAATAACCATCTGA
- a CDS encoding DUF2065 domain-containing protein produces MSDFLTGLAFFLIIEGLVYALAPLVLVELARRLPYVPEHQLRLAGLTSVAVGVGLVWLLRG; encoded by the coding sequence ATGTCCGACTTTCTGACCGGTCTGGCTTTTTTCCTGATCATCGAGGGGCTGGTGTACGCACTGGCCCCTTTGGTTTTGGTGGAACTGGCGAGGCGATTGCCGTATGTCCCTGAACATCAGCTCCGATTGGCCGGATTGACTTCGGTGGCCGTCGGCGTCGGGCTCGTATGGTTGCTTCGAGGATAA
- the hflC gene encoding protease modulator HflC yields MINNRSSIILIVLAAVLFVVYSSVFVVNERQQAIVVRFGQIREVKSEPGLYFKLPFGFMDADRVQYVEDQALRFDLDNIRVQVSGGKFYEVDAFVVYKIADPRRFRQTVSGDRESAESRLRTRLDASLRRVYGLRGFEAALSDERASMMREVRTDLSADAESLGLNIEDVRIRRTDLTQEVSQQTYDRMKAERLAEAELIRARGNEEGQRRRAIADRQVVEIVAEAQRDSEILRGEGEAERTQIFADAFQRDPGFFEFYRSMAAYAQSIGSPDTTIVLSPHSEFFRYFNSADGADQPPPSPGLAAPTTAD; encoded by the coding sequence ATGATCAACAATCGCAGTTCAATAATCCTGATCGTCCTCGCCGCCGTCCTGTTCGTCGTCTATTCCTCGGTCTTCGTCGTGAACGAGCGCCAGCAGGCGATCGTCGTTCGCTTCGGTCAGATCCGGGAGGTGAAGAGCGAACCGGGTCTTTATTTCAAGCTTCCATTCGGCTTCATGGACGCCGATCGCGTCCAGTATGTCGAAGACCAGGCACTCCGTTTCGACCTCGACAATATCCGCGTGCAGGTCTCCGGCGGCAAATTCTACGAGGTGGATGCATTCGTCGTCTACAAGATCGCCGACCCCCGCCGCTTCCGGCAGACGGTTTCCGGAGACCGGGAATCTGCGGAGTCCCGGCTTAGGACGCGCCTCGATGCGTCGCTGCGCCGGGTCTACGGTCTGAGGGGATTCGAGGCGGCGCTTTCCGACGAGCGCGCATCGATGATGCGTGAGGTCCGTACGGACCTCAGCGCGGATGCCGAGTCGCTTGGTCTCAATATCGAGGACGTGCGCATCCGCCGCACGGACCTGACCCAGGAAGTCTCGCAGCAGACCTACGATCGGATGAAGGCGGAACGTCTGGCCGAAGCCGAACTGATCCGTGCCCGGGGCAACGAGGAAGGCCAGCGACGCCGCGCGATTGCCGATCGTCAAGTGGTCGAGATCGTTGCCGAAGCGCAGCGTGATTCGGAAATCCTGCGCGGTGAGGGCGAAGCGGAGCGGACGCAGATATTTGCCGACGCATTCCAGCGCGATCCGGGCTTCTTCGAGTTCTACCGGTCGATGGCTGCCTATGCGCAGTCGATCGGCAGCCCGGACACAACCATCGTGCTGTCGCCGCATTCGGAATTCTTCCGTTATTTCAACAGTGCGGACGGTGCGGACCAACCGCCACCGAGCCCGGGCCTGGCGGCGCCGACCACCGCAGATTGA
- the hflK gene encoding FtsH protease activity modulator HflK, with amino-acid sequence MPWSNQNGGGGGPWGGGGGNQGPWGQGPNRPRGGRGGPPDLEEIIRRGQDQLKNVVPGGFNGGIFVIVGLLVLGFVLLNSIYTVQPDERGVEMRFGKPKEEISMPGLHYHFWPLETVEIVKVTEQQQNIGGRTGQSNAGLMLSGDQNIVNVQFSVLFSVTDPKAYLFNVENPADTLQQVAESAMREVVGRRPAQDIFRDNRQAIAADVKNTIQATMDAYGAGISVNTVAIEDAAPPREVADAFDEVQRAEQDEDRFVEEANQYANQVLGRARGQGAQIREEAAAYKDRVVKEAQGEAQRFISVYDEYSKAPEVTRKRLYIETLQGVLGKSKKVILDEKNGQGVLPYLPLNEIGRPVQSGGNQ; translated from the coding sequence ATGCCCTGGAGCAATCAGAATGGCGGCGGCGGCGGCCCGTGGGGCGGCGGCGGCGGCAATCAGGGGCCATGGGGCCAGGGGCCCAACCGGCCACGCGGCGGAAGAGGTGGTCCGCCGGATCTGGAAGAGATCATCCGGCGTGGCCAGGATCAGTTGAAAAACGTGGTTCCGGGTGGCTTCAACGGCGGGATCTTCGTCATCGTAGGCCTGTTGGTCCTCGGCTTCGTTCTGCTGAATTCCATCTATACCGTTCAGCCGGATGAACGCGGCGTCGAGATGCGCTTCGGCAAGCCGAAGGAAGAAATCTCCATGCCGGGCCTGCACTATCACTTCTGGCCGCTCGAAACCGTCGAGATCGTCAAGGTGACGGAGCAGCAGCAGAATATCGGCGGCCGCACGGGCCAGTCGAATGCCGGCCTGATGCTCAGCGGCGATCAGAACATCGTCAACGTGCAGTTCTCGGTGCTGTTCTCGGTTACCGATCCGAAGGCCTATCTCTTCAATGTCGAGAACCCGGCCGACACGCTGCAGCAGGTGGCCGAAAGCGCAATGCGCGAGGTCGTCGGCCGCCGTCCGGCCCAGGATATCTTCCGCGACAACCGCCAGGCGATCGCCGCGGACGTGAAGAACACGATCCAGGCGACGATGGATGCTTACGGCGCCGGCATATCGGTGAATACCGTAGCGATCGAGGATGCCGCACCGCCGCGTGAGGTGGCCGATGCCTTCGACGAAGTGCAGCGCGCCGAACAGGACGAGGACCGCTTCGTGGAGGAGGCGAACCAGTACGCCAACCAGGTGCTCGGCAGGGCTCGCGGCCAGGGCGCCCAGATCCGCGAAGAGGCGGCCGCCTACAAGGACCGCGTCGTCAAGGAAGCTCAGGGTGAGGCTCAGCGCTTCATCTCGGTCTACGACGAATATTCCAAGGCCCCCGAGGTCACGCGCAAGCGGCTTTACATCGAAACGCTGCAAGGCGTTCTCGGCAAGTCCAAGAAGGTCATCCTGGACGAAAAGAACGGCCAGGGCGTGCTGCCCTACCTGCCGCTCAACGAAATCGGCAGGCCCGTTCAGTCGGGAGGAAACCAATGA
- a CDS encoding dihydrofolate reductase translates to MTEAEQKVTTRPKIVFVVAVAANGVIGREGDLPWRLSTDLKRFKALTIGKPVVMGRKTWASLGRPLPGRPNIVISRNPDFEAPGAEVAPSLEVALTIAGERAAAVGADEICIIGGGEIYRQSIGMADVLHVTEVQAKVDGDTRFPSIDPAIFEKVLEEDLPRGEKDSHAMHFVTWRRRTPPPEGAGA, encoded by the coding sequence ATGACTGAGGCGGAGCAGAAGGTGACCACCCGACCGAAGATCGTTTTCGTCGTCGCTGTCGCAGCGAATGGAGTTATCGGCCGCGAGGGCGATCTGCCCTGGCGGCTCTCGACCGATCTCAAGCGCTTCAAGGCGCTGACGATCGGCAAGCCGGTCGTCATGGGACGTAAGACCTGGGCCTCGCTCGGGCGACCCTTGCCCGGCAGGCCGAACATCGTCATCAGCCGCAACCCCGATTTCGAGGCTCCCGGCGCGGAGGTGGCTCCGTCGCTGGAAGTGGCGCTTACGATCGCTGGGGAGCGGGCGGCCGCGGTCGGGGCGGACGAGATCTGCATTATTGGTGGCGGCGAGATCTACCGTCAGTCGATCGGCATGGCCGATGTGCTGCACGTGACCGAAGTGCAAGCGAAGGTGGATGGTGATACACGCTTCCCTTCTATCGACCCGGCGATTTTCGAAAAGGTGCTGGAGGAAGACCTTCCGCGCGGCGAGAAAGACAGCCACGCGATGCACTTCGTGACCTGGCGCCGCCGCACGCCGCCGCCAGAAGGTGCCGGAGCCTGA
- a CDS encoding glutathione S-transferase: MLTLIHAPLSRSSRIIWLLEELGADYDIRYVDIRRWDGSGGPDENNPHPHKQVPALLHDGTLIWESVAVVQYLTDLYPDCSLSRPPGHRERGAYLSWLAYYAGVIEPTALAHISGVTVNNPGLARLYTEMCAHVIDALTRHTYLLGESMSAADLLLASALQWMRKILPESDVIDRYIRVVTDRAALVRAREIDSKPSGFHD, encoded by the coding sequence ATGCTGACGCTGATCCACGCGCCTTTGTCGCGCTCATCGCGCATCATCTGGCTGCTCGAAGAACTCGGTGCCGACTACGACATCCGTTATGTCGATATCCGCCGTTGGGACGGATCCGGCGGCCCGGACGAAAACAATCCGCATCCGCACAAGCAGGTGCCGGCACTCCTCCACGACGGGACATTGATCTGGGAGTCGGTCGCGGTCGTGCAATATCTGACGGATCTCTATCCCGATTGCAGCCTGAGCCGGCCGCCCGGCCATCGCGAGCGCGGCGCCTATCTGTCGTGGCTCGCCTACTATGCCGGTGTCATCGAGCCGACCGCTCTCGCTCATATATCCGGAGTGACGGTGAACAATCCGGGGCTCGCGAGGCTTTACACCGAAATGTGCGCGCATGTGATCGACGCGCTTACGCGGCACACCTATCTCCTTGGCGAATCGATGAGCGCGGCCGATCTGTTGCTCGCAAGCGCACTGCAGTGGATGCGCAAGATCCTGCCGGAAAGCGACGTGATAGATCGCTATATTCGCGTCGTCACGGACCGGGCGGCGCTGGTTCGCGCGCGTGAAATCGACAGCAAGCCGAGTGGCTTTCATGACTGA
- a CDS encoding thymidylate synthase has product MRQYLDLLEHVITTGTDRGDRTGTGTRSVFGYQMRFDLSQGFPVLTTKKLHLRSIIHELLWFLRGDTNVAYLKENGVSIWDEWADENGELGPVYGYQWRSWPTPGGGHIDQIAALVEGLKTNPNSRRHIVSAWNPALVDEMALPPCHCLFQFYVADGKLSCQLYQRSGDIFLGVPFNIASYALLTMMVAQVTGLEAGDFVHTLGDAHIYRNHFEQAQLQLTRTPKPLPKMEINPAVKDIFSFRFEDFELVGYEADSHIKAPVAV; this is encoded by the coding sequence ATGCGACAATATCTCGATCTCCTCGAACATGTGATCACAACGGGAACCGACCGGGGCGACCGTACGGGTACGGGCACGCGCTCCGTTTTCGGCTATCAGATGCGCTTCGACCTGTCGCAGGGTTTTCCGGTGCTGACCACCAAGAAGCTGCATCTGCGCTCGATCATTCACGAGCTTCTCTGGTTCCTCAGGGGCGACACGAACGTCGCCTATCTCAAGGAAAACGGGGTGAGCATCTGGGACGAATGGGCGGACGAAAACGGCGAGCTCGGACCGGTCTACGGCTATCAATGGCGCTCCTGGCCGACGCCCGGCGGCGGACATATCGATCAGATCGCGGCGCTCGTCGAGGGCCTGAAGACCAATCCGAATTCCCGCCGCCACATCGTTTCGGCCTGGAACCCGGCGCTGGTCGACGAAATGGCGCTCCCGCCATGCCACTGCCTGTTCCAGTTCTACGTGGCGGACGGGAAGCTCTCCTGCCAGCTCTACCAGCGCTCGGGCGATATCTTTCTCGGCGTACCCTTCAATATCGCTTCCTACGCTCTGCTGACGATGATGGTGGCGCAGGTCACAGGGCTCGAAGCCGGCGATTTCGTTCATACGCTTGGTGACGCACATATCTACCGCAACCATTTCGAACAGGCGCAGCTGCAACTGACGAGAACGCCAAAGCCGCTGCCGAAAATGGAAATAAATCCGGCGGTGAAGGATATATTTTCGTTTAGATTCGAAGACTTTGAGCTCGTCGGCTACGAAGCCGATTCACATATCAAGGCGCCGGTCGCGGTCTAG